CTAATCCAGAcaccccctccccatcccaccggggCAGAGCCGTGAGGAAGGGCATCAGATTACCCATTTGAAAAGAAGGGACATAAATAATCCTATTACCCCAGAGCAGGATAAATCTGCCCTCCCCTAAAAGCCCCTCAGAGCGTCTATAGGACGTGCAGGAGCAGGACGGAGGGTCTCCTGCGGAGCAGCGCTGGCCCCGGGGACCGCGGCGGCTGCGTAAGTCGGGGGCTCAGCTCCGTGCGCGGGATGGGACCCGGTCCTGCTGGCACCGGGGCTCCCGGGGCAGGGTGTTGCTTTGTTCCAGGCAGGAGCCTGCTCCCGCCTCCTGCAACCGGGGACAGTGTTTCTGGTGGCTCCCCAGGCCACGTCCCTTCTCACCCCGGGCCCGTGTCCAGCCACTGGGCTCCCCAGCGGGGCCAAACCCTCTCACAGCCATGCCGGAGCCATCTCTTGTGCCAGAAAGCTCCCGCACCCAGCCCGTGGTGGCACCACGGCAGCGGGATGGAGCCCACGGGCAGCCCTGCGATGTCCCCCTCGGCTGCCACCCTCCGCTGCGGGTCCCGAGGGGTCGGCAGCCCGGGGGGTGCCCACCATCCCCAAAACCCACTCCGCTGCAAACAAGCCCTGAGGGACACCTCGGTCCCACGCCTGCGGCCGCACCGAGGCCAACCCGCTGCGGCACCCACGGCTCGGCACAGACCCCGGGGTGGTGGGGGCTCCCCGAGTGTCACATCCatgctgggatggggagggggggggcaagGGCTGGAGAAAAAGCCCCGAGGGtcggcagcagctctgctgcccccGGGGATGCCCTTCCCTGCCTTTGGGGTAAGGGGATTAGAGGGCTCTGAGCTGGGCTAAGTCAAGATCGCAGGGAGGGGGCTCTTCTCCGGAGCGCCTTGGAAAGCTGATCAGTGACATCCGAGGGGccccggggcaggagcaggggcacaGGGTGCCTGTGGATGGTAGGAGAAGCTGGTACCCCCACCCTGCTCCTCAGTGTCCCCGCATCTCGCCTCCATCAGGTGTGAGGAGACGCTCCGTGCCAGCGCCGGACCCGCAGGGACAACCGCGACCCAGGGCAGGCTGCCGGCCCCGGCACAGCCATGAGCCTGGAGCCCCCCAAGCCAGAGATCAAATCAGCCACAAGGGTGACCGGGGGACCCGCCACCCCCCGGAAAGGACCACCCAAATTCAAGCAGAGGCAGACGAGGCAATTCAAAAGCAAACCCCCCAaaaagggggtgcaggggtgAGTGGGgcagagatttggggggggggggggggggggggggggggaccagGACGTGGCCGTATGTGCCCAGCTGGGGTTGGGGGGAGCTGGCAGGGGGTCAGAGCAGACACAATCTCCCTTTGCAGGTTCGGCGACGACATCCCGGGCATGGAAGGGCTGGGAACAGGTACGGGGGGGGGTTGGTCCTGTCCCCACTTGGCCACGGGTGGGGAGTGGGACTCGCTGTGGGCACAGCCGCCtgcagccgggctgggggggggcatcGTGCTGATGcagcctctctcctctccccagatATCACCGTCATCTGCCCCTGGGAAGCCTTCAGCCACCTGGAGCTGCACGAGCTGGCTCAGTACGGCATCATCTAAGCGGGCTGCGACCATCGCCGCTCGCCCACCCCGTAGTGCTGTGTAGGTAGAAGGCACCCCGGCCGCACGGTGGGGCTCAGCCTGGAGAAATGCTCATTAAAACCCAGAACGAGCACAGGAGCCTGGTGTCGTGCTCTGGAGTTGGCAGGGGTGCGGACGGAAAGCGTCTGTCCAAGGCGCGGGGTGGGACGGGCAGAACGCGGCTGGGGTTCAGGCTTCTGACGAGGTTTATTTTGGGCTGGATCGGCGCGCTCCCCGACACGTCCCCAACCTCACGGTGTTCCCCAGCGCGGGTGACAGCCAGCGCACCCTCAACCCTGCACCCCAATGGGTGCGACGTCTCTGAGCACCTTCAGCGCCATGACCACGCCGACGGCCTCCACCAGCAccagcccggccgcggcggcggcgatgCCGCCCGCCTGGGTGCGGAGCCAGGCGCTGAGCTGCCCCACGCAGCCCCCCAAGTGCACGACGGCGCCGGCCGCCACGtcccccaggtgcaggaccccgAAAGCGCACTGAGCGTTGGCGACGGTGCCGTTCTGCCACGGGTCCaggcagcaggaggcagggaCGCTGCAGGCCTGCGCTCCCGGGGCGCTGCAGTTGAAGTACCTGCGGGGATGGATGAGCAGAGCTGCCGGGTGGTTCCCGGTGCGGGGACaggcacccccctccccaccccagcacccccactcACGGGTTGGTCTCCCAGTCGCGGTAAGAGCCGAGGCCGCAGCAGCGTAGGCTCCGCTGCACCTCGTCCACCAAAAACCGCAGGTCAGGCTCCTCCTGGTAGCGCAGGAGGCAGAGGAACAGGGCATCCCGCAGCGCGTCCCGCAGCCGGCGCTGggccgccagcagcagcagcccccccagcacctccagccccgCGAAGGCGAGCACGGCCCCCACGAAGAAACGCAGCAGGCAGGGGCTAGAGCGGAGGGCGCCCAGGCAACCGGCCAGGGAGACGGCGCTGGCCCCCAGGCCCACCAGCACGAAGAGCAGCATAGGGTCGGAGCCCAGCGGGGCCAGGCGCTCCCCCCGCAGCAAGCCCTTGGCCAGCATTCCCCACACCCCCACAGCCAGGGCCAGCAAacccagcaggaggaagaggaggttccaGAGGAAGGCCAGGTACCGCACGCACTGGCTGAAGGCCCCCGGCTTGCGAGGGATGGGGCGCTGTGCCCCGGGGTCGTGCTTGGCCGTGGGAAAGTCCATGTCCGCAGCCAGTGagccatcatcatcatcatcatcagagGAAGGGTAGGGCAGCTCCACCAGCCGGGACTCCTGCACAGACAGAGGAGCCGCTCACAGCCGGTGGGGTGGCCCCAGCAGACCCCCAGAAATACCCCCCCTCAACCCACATCCCCCCCGTCCCGCAGGCAGGGGCTGTCGCAGGCTCCTGGAGCCACCACGCACCCACTTCTGCAAGAGCCCCCTGAGCAGGGAGCCCCACATCCACCCCCCACCCTGTCCATCACAGAGACCCCCAGGGTCGGAGTAGACATGGGTGCTTTCCCAGAGACCCTGCCCCTAACTCAGGGGGACCCCCAGCCTCATCTCTATGGGGGATGCGGGTGCTGGGGGCTCCAGCACAGAGCCAGCACCCTGGGACTCAGGGGACACGGGTGTGGGCTGAGGGTCccgagggaggggagggggtggggggggtctgcAGGGCCCCGGCGTTACCTGGGGCAGCAGCCGGGTGgtctccccgccgccggccgccccacGGGGCCAGGAGAGCCGCGCCCTGCTCAGCGCCATCCTGCTCGCAGCCCAAGCCCAGGCAGTCACGCTCCCATCATGTGAGGGGTTGTGGCCAGCGCTTTAATAGGCTCCCGGCCCCACAGCTGGGCCCGatccggcccggcccccgctgcaGCACCCATGTCCGTTGCCCCGTTAGCGGGGTCGGTGGCGAGGGCACAGCAGCACGtgtggggggtttggggtgagtGTGGGGGGACACATCCCGCTGCCCGGCCCATGGGAGCCCCTCACGCTgcgcaggggaaggggagggcaccgggggggccccacggccgggctgagccccgcagcggggggacaccccgaggggGGGGCAGGCTGCGAGCGGAACGGAAAAACAAGGGTTgaggtggcggggggggcggttGTGGCCGTGGCACCGAGGCAGCGCAGGGGACAATTGTGGCCGTTGCACCGAGGCAGCGTGGGGGACGGTTGTCGCGggcgccccgcccggcccggcccggcctagGAACCGTTGTGCGGCGGaacgcgggcgccggggcgcggggcccgggcggcgggggcgcaggcggcgggccgggcccgggaggCGGGTGGGCCGcagcagggccgggccgggccgggcgtcGCGGAGCGGAACGGGCCGCAGCGGGCCCCGGCGGGGAGCTGAGCGCCGCGGCGAGCCCCGGGCCCCGGTGGGCAGCGCCATGGCGGAGACGATCGTGAGTggggccgggaggcggcggcggccggggggagGGGCGATGAGGCAGCAGATTCCTgtggggcggcggggccgggccgagctccCCCCGCCCGGCGGGACCGCGCCGGGGCGTGGGGACGGGGCAGCACCCCCGGGGGTGGCGGTGGCCGAGCCGGGCAGCCCCCTCCTTCCCGGAGCCGGGCCGTGGGCGCATTCCCGTGCTTTTACCCCAGGGAAATACCcccctggggggggtggggtttgGGACCGGGACCCCGGCGGTCCCGCTCAGCGCCGGGCGGGGGAGGTCTCGGGGGAAGGTGCCCGATCCTGGCCGCTATCGCCAGAGAAGGGGCTCGTCGGGACTGGAAAAGTCTCCCGCTGCCGTTAGGCCGGGTTGGGTCCCGTGCTGAAAGTTGGGAGAGTGTAAAGGGGATCCTGCGAGGTAATGCCGGGACACCGGCAGCCTCCGGTGTcctcccgtgtccccccgtgtccctcctTCCAGCACCTCCTGCCATCCCCACCACGGCTCCGTGTGACACGCCAGCAGGTGAACGCGCCCTTTAGAGCCACTTGGGTCACTCCTCTGGTCCTCGGCAGCTCGAGGACGCCGGTGTTTATCTTTGCCACATCCCTGCCAGTATGTGGAGAACTGTCCCTGGCCTTCTGCCCAAAAAACCGGCCAGTTTTTCCCATCTTTGACTTCAGGTTGCAGCAAAACTGCTGTTTGGTGTTTCACAGCCTGAGCCCCGTGGCTCTTCTCCTCGTCTTGTCATCAGCTGCACATCAGTGACGTGGGTTGAAACACAACGACCGCGCAGGTGCCCATTAGCACCAGTCAGGCCAGTGTTTGTGTGTAGGCACCGAATGAATCGCTCCCCTGGAAGCTCTGATTCACCCTCCTTCTGAAAGTTTAATTCTGCGTTTGAGGACGCagctttgacaaaaaaaaaaaaaaaaaaaaaaaagcagcgttAGCG
The sequence above is drawn from the Athene noctua chromosome 18, bAthNoc1.hap1.1, whole genome shotgun sequence genome and encodes:
- the PDE6G gene encoding retinal rod rhodopsin-sensitive cGMP 3',5'-cyclic phosphodiesterase subunit gamma, with product MSLEPPKPEIKSATRVTGGPATPRKGPPKFKQRQTRQFKSKPPKKGVQGFGDDIPGMEGLGTDITVICPWEAFSHLELHELAQYGII
- the TSPAN10 gene encoding tetraspanin-10; its protein translation is MALSRARLSWPRGAAGGGETTRLLPQESRLVELPYPSSDDDDDDGSLAADMDFPTAKHDPGAQRPIPRKPGAFSQCVRYLAFLWNLLFLLLGLLALAVGVWGMLAKGLLRGERLAPLGSDPMLLFVLVGLGASAVSLAGCLGALRSSPCLLRFFVGAVLAFAGLEVLGGLLLLAAQRRLRDALRDALFLCLLRYQEEPDLRFLVDEVQRSLRCCGLGSYRDWETNPYFNCSAPGAQACSVPASCCLDPWQNGTVANAQCAFGVLHLGDVAAGAVVHLGGCVGQLSAWLRTQAGGIAAAAAGLVLVEAVGVVMALKVLRDVAPIGVQG